Within Fusobacterium periodonticum ATCC 33693, the genomic segment TCTGCATTCGCAGCAAACACAGCTGACTTAGTAGGAGAATTACAAGCTTTAGATGCTGAATATCAAAACTTAGCATCTCAAGAAGAAGCAAGATTCAATGAAGAAAGAGCACAAGCTGACGCTGCTAGACAAGCATTAGCTCAAAATGAACAAGTTTACAATGAACTATCTCAAAGAGCTCAAAGACTTCAAGCTGAAGCTAACACAAGATTCTATAAATCTCAATATCAAGATTTAGCTTCAAAATATGAAGATGCTTTAAAGAAATTAGAAGCTGA encodes:
- a CDS encoding adhesion protein FadA, giving the protein MKKFLLLAVLAVSASAFAANTADLVGELQALDAEYQNLASQEEARFNEERAQADAARQALAQNEQVYNELSQRAQRLQAEANTRFYKSQYQDLASKYEDALKKLEAEMEQQKQVISDFEKIQALRAGN